One segment of Coffea arabica cultivar ET-39 chromosome 7c, Coffea Arabica ET-39 HiFi, whole genome shotgun sequence DNA contains the following:
- the LOC113698308 gene encoding probable glutathione S-transferase parC: MAKEDVLLLDFWVSPFCSRVKIALAEKGVAYQQRGEDIFGGKSELLLKSNPIYQKVPVLLHDGKPMCESTNIVHYIDETWPSPPLLPASAYDRARARFWADFIDKKLFDAGGNIWKTKGEDQAAAKKELIQILKYLEGGLGDKDYFGGDSFGFVDIIAIPLTTWFFAYEKFGNFNVEEECPKFAAWTKRCLGRESVAKTLPDPQQVFEFVSMMRKMHGIE, translated from the exons ATGGCAAAGGAAGACGTTCTTCTTCTTGATTTCTGGGTGAGTCCCTTTTGCAGTAGGGTGAAGATTGCATTGGCTGAGAAAGGTGTTGCTTATCAACAGAGAGGAGAAGACATATTTGGAGGCAAAAGCGAATTGCTCCTAAAATCAAACCCAATTTATCAGAAAGTTCCTGTGCTGTTGCACGATGGGAAACCAATGTGTGAGTCCACCAATATTGTGCACTACATTGACGAGACTTGGCCTTCCCCTCCACTGTTGCCTGCTTCTGCTTATGACCGAGCCAGGGCTCGATTCTGGGCTGACTTTATTGACAAGAAG CTCTTTGATGCTGGTGGCAACATTTGGAAGACAAAAGGTGAAGATCAAGCGGCTGCAAAGAAAGAACTCATTCAAATTCTGAAGTACTTGGAGGGAGGTTTAGGGGACAAAGACTATTTCGGTGGTGATAGCTTTGGATTTGTTGACATTATAGCCATCCCCCTGACCACTTGGTTCTTTGCTTATgagaaatttgggaattttaaTGTTGAAGAAGAATGTCCCAAATTCGCAGCATGGACGAAGAGGTGTTTGGGAAGAGAAAGCGTTGCCAAAACCCTTCCTGATCCTCAACAGGTTTTTGAATTCGTCAGTATGATGAGGAAGATGCATGGCATTGAATAG
- the LOC113697759 gene encoding autophagy protein 5-like isoform X2, whose protein sequence is MGSKTATEAQKYVWEGAIPLQIHLHESEVTTLPSPSPALILAPRIGYLPLLVPQIKPFFSSTLPPGSDTVWFEYQGLPLKWYIPTGVLYDLLCAEPERPWNLTVHFRGYPGNILTPCEGEDSVKWSFINSLKEAAYIVNGNCKNVMNMSQSDQSELWRSVLNGNLEAYIRVSSKLKLGLGGDDFSIKLNTSSLKYRQSAADAEASATIKAGKCFTLGDAVKALLPELFPDKSLPNDSMSLPQVEDGEGSALEEASDTGSARSPEDTGELVRECQDSCSLSETADVKLIRIQGIEPKLEIPFAWVVNNLMNPEHFLHISVYVRVQEPITV, encoded by the exons ATGGGAAGTAAAACAGCAACGGAAGCCCAGAAATACGTATGGGAAGGAGCCATCCCTCTTCAAATCCATCTTCACGAATCTGAAGTCACCACTcttccttccccttcccctgccCTG ATTTTGGCTCCTCGCATAGGATATCTGCCTCTCTTGGTGCCACAAATTAAACCTTTCTTCAGCAGTACGCTTCCTCCTGGTTCTGATACTGTCTGGTTTGAGTACCAAGGATTGCCTCTCAAATG GTATATTCCCACAGGAGTACTTTATGACCTTCTTTGTGCAGAACCGGAAAGGCCCTGGAATCTCACG GTACATTTTAGAGGATATCCAGGAAATATTCTAACTCCATGTGAAGGTGAagatagtgtaaaatggagctttaTTAATTCATTGAAAGAG GCAGCGTACATAGTCAATGGTAACTGCAAAAATGTGATGAATATGTCACAATCTGATCAGTCAGAACTTTGGCGCTCTGTCCTTAATG GTAACTTGGAAGCCTATATCCGGGTTTCATCAAAGCTGAAACTTGGCTTAGGTGGAGATGACTTTTCAATAAAGTTGAACACATCCTCTTTAAAATATCGGCAAAGTGCTGCTGATGCAGAAGCTAGTGCAACAATTAAAGCAG GGAAATGCTTCACATTGGGCGATGCTGTCAAAGCCCTTCTTCCAGAGCTTTTTCCTGACAAATCTTTGCCTAATGATAGCATGTCTTTGCCTCAAGTGGAGGATGGAGAGGGATCAGCATTAGAAGAGGCAAGCGACACAGGCAGTGCAAGAAGTCCAGAAGATACAGGAGAATTAGTGCGTGAATGTCAGGATTCCTGCTCTCTATCAGAGACGGCTGATGTAAAGCTCATTCGCATTCAAGGAATTGAACCAAAGTTGGAGATTCCCTTTGCATGGGTGGTAAACAACTTGATGAATCCTGAGCACTTCCTTCATATTAGTGTATATGTCAGAGTTCAAGAACCAATTACCGTATGA
- the LOC113697759 gene encoding autophagy protein 5-like isoform X1, producing MGSKTATEAQKYVWEGAIPLQIHLHESEVTTLPSPSPALILAPRIGYLPLLVPQIKPFFSSTLPPGSDTVWFEYQGLPLKWYIPTGVLYDLLCAEPERPWNLTVHFRGYPGNILTPCEGEDSVKWSFINSLKEAAYIVNGNCKNVMNMSQSDQSELWRSVLNGNLEAYIRVSSKLKLGLGGDDFSIKLNTSSLKYRQSAADAEASATIKAGRIPIRLYVRRVNEDFDDVEDAPLVDNWDKVSYINHPVEIHDNGKCFTLGDAVKALLPELFPDKSLPNDSMSLPQVEDGEGSALEEASDTGSARSPEDTGELVRECQDSCSLSETADVKLIRIQGIEPKLEIPFAWVVNNLMNPEHFLHISVYVRVQEPITV from the exons ATGGGAAGTAAAACAGCAACGGAAGCCCAGAAATACGTATGGGAAGGAGCCATCCCTCTTCAAATCCATCTTCACGAATCTGAAGTCACCACTcttccttccccttcccctgccCTG ATTTTGGCTCCTCGCATAGGATATCTGCCTCTCTTGGTGCCACAAATTAAACCTTTCTTCAGCAGTACGCTTCCTCCTGGTTCTGATACTGTCTGGTTTGAGTACCAAGGATTGCCTCTCAAATG GTATATTCCCACAGGAGTACTTTATGACCTTCTTTGTGCAGAACCGGAAAGGCCCTGGAATCTCACG GTACATTTTAGAGGATATCCAGGAAATATTCTAACTCCATGTGAAGGTGAagatagtgtaaaatggagctttaTTAATTCATTGAAAGAG GCAGCGTACATAGTCAATGGTAACTGCAAAAATGTGATGAATATGTCACAATCTGATCAGTCAGAACTTTGGCGCTCTGTCCTTAATG GTAACTTGGAAGCCTATATCCGGGTTTCATCAAAGCTGAAACTTGGCTTAGGTGGAGATGACTTTTCAATAAAGTTGAACACATCCTCTTTAAAATATCGGCAAAGTGCTGCTGATGCAGAAGCTAGTGCAACAATTAAAGCAG GTAGAATTCCTATTAGGTTGTATGTTCGACGTGTCAatgaagattttgatgatgtGGAAGACGCACCTCTGGTTGATAATTGGGATAAAGTGTCTTATATAAACCACCCGGTTGAGATTCATGACAATG GGAAATGCTTCACATTGGGCGATGCTGTCAAAGCCCTTCTTCCAGAGCTTTTTCCTGACAAATCTTTGCCTAATGATAGCATGTCTTTGCCTCAAGTGGAGGATGGAGAGGGATCAGCATTAGAAGAGGCAAGCGACACAGGCAGTGCAAGAAGTCCAGAAGATACAGGAGAATTAGTGCGTGAATGTCAGGATTCCTGCTCTCTATCAGAGACGGCTGATGTAAAGCTCATTCGCATTCAAGGAATTGAACCAAAGTTGGAGATTCCCTTTGCATGGGTGGTAAACAACTTGATGAATCCTGAGCACTTCCTTCATATTAGTGTATATGTCAGAGTTCAAGAACCAATTACCGTATGA
- the LOC113699321 gene encoding expansin-A13, producing the protein MPPTLLFQTLVTVTVAFTLLSSLPQLVRSHYQYSPSSSTPSSYTEWRSARATYYAAAEPGDPVGGACGYGDLEKMGYGKATAALSTVLFEKGQICGACFQVRCVEDLRWCIPGTSIIVTATNFCAPNYGFEADGGGHCNFPNAHFVLPIEAFEKIAIWKASNMPIQYRRVKCRKEGGVRFAVNGAGIFLSVLISNVAGAGDIAAVKIKGSRTGWLPMGRNWGQNWHINADLKNQPLSFELTNGDGVTLASYSVAPKDWNYGQTFEGKQFDY; encoded by the exons ATGCCACCAACTTTACTCTTTCAAACTCTAGTCACAGTCACAGTAGCATTCACGCTACTCTCCTCCCTACCCCAGCTAGTCCGCTCCCACTACCAATACTCCCCTTCTTCCTCCACCCCCTCCTCCTACACAGAGTGGAGATCCGCCAGAGCCACCTACTACGCCGCCGCGGAACCGGGAGACCCGGTTGGTGGGGCTTGTGGTTATGGGGACCTGGAGAAAATGGGATACGGGAAAGCCACAGCTGCACTCAGTACAGTCCTGTTTGAAAAGGGTCAGATCTGTGGAGCTTGCTTTCAAGTTAGGTGTGTTGAGGACCTGAGATGGTGTATTCCTGGGACTTCCATTATTGTTACTGCGACTAACTTTTGTGCTCCGAATTATGGGTTTGAAGCTGATGGTGGAGGACATTGTAATTTCCCTAATGCACATTTTGTGCTTCCCATTGAAGCTTTTGAGAAAATTGCCATTTGGAAGGCTTCCAATATGCCCATTCAGTATCGCAG GGTCAAATGTAGAAAGGAAGGAGGGGTTCGTTTTGCAGTTAATGGTGCTGGAATATTTCTATCAGTGTTAATCAGCAATGTTGCAGGTGCTGGAGACATAGCTGCTGTGAAAATCAAAGGCTCAAGAACCGGATGGCTTCCAATGGGCAGGAACTGGGGGCAGAATTGGCACATAAATGCTGATTTGAAGAATCAACCTCTCTCATTTGAGCTTACCAATGGTGATGGAGTGACCCTTGCATCTTACAGTGTCGCTCCAAAGGACTGGAATTATGGGCAGACGTTTGAAGGAAAGCAGTTTGATTATTGA
- the LOC113699320 gene encoding protein ALTERED XYLOGLUCAN 9-like: MMLGAVQFGVLAACIVLFVPMGMAGWHLSRNKMLFFSGALFITLAVGVHLTPYFPSFSAFIPSSSSLPSSPTVVASSVNRDSCISSLHEIEFHNQDSRNNDSTSEKKSWKWVDSNKGVVDCEFQKLSKSDASDLLNGSWVVVAGDSQARLMVVSLLELLMGLDEIERVRGDLFKRHSDYRTTVDVIGMKLDFIWAPYVSNLTDLMVEFREKRYHPDVFVIGSGLWDMLHMNNATDYGVSVSRLKDSLMPLLPVTPEFEFEDRPVVVRSPLMFWLRMPTLINSILNTEEKRAKMTDAMWYAYDEQIYKSKLVRNFGGPLFLLDIRYLSSRCGRTCTVDGMHYDGIVYEAAVHIMLNALLIESQQRLS, from the coding sequence ATGATGTTAGGGGCCGTCCAATTTGGAGTATTGGCGGCCTGTATAGTACTCTTTGTACCCATGGGAATGGCGGGTTGGCACTTGAGTCGCAACAAAATGCTGTTTTTTAGCGGTGCCCTTTTCATTACTCTTGCGGTAGGCGTTCATCTAACCCcttattttccttctttttccgcTTTTATTCCATCATCATCGTCTTTGCCTTCATCACCAACTGTTGTAGCTTCTTCTGTAAATCGTGATTCTTGCATTTCCTCTTTACACGAAATTGAATTTCATAATCAAGATTCTAGAAATAATGACAGTACTAGTGAAAAGAAGTCTTGGAAATGGGTAGATTCTAATAAGGGTGTAGTGGATTGTGAGTTTCAGAAGTTGAGTAAATCTGATGCTTCTGATTTGTTAAACGGGTCGTGGGTCGTTGTTGCTGGTGATTCACAGGCGAGGTTGATGGTGGTTTCTTTGTTAGAATTATTAATGGGATTGGACGAGATAGAAAGGGTTAGAGGGGATTTGTTCAAGAGGCATAGTGATTACCGCACCACTGTGGACGTGATCGGGATGAAGTTGGATTTTATCTGGGCGCCATATGTTAGTAACTTGACGGATTTGATGGTTGAATTTAGGGAGAAAAGGTACCATCCAGATGTTTTTGTGATTGGGTCAGGGTTGTGGGATATGTTACACATGAATAATGCAACTGATTATGGTGTTTCAGTGAGCAGGTTGAAGGATTCGTTGATGCCACTTTTACCTGTTACTCCAGAATTTGAATTTGAGGATAGGCCGGTAGTAGTTCGCTCACCTCTTATGTTTTGGCTCAGGATGCCAACATTGATAAACTCGATTTTGAATACAGAGGAGAAAAGAGCGAAGATGACTGATGCAATGTGGTATGCTTATGATGAGCAGATTTACAAAAGTAAGCTAGTGCGGAATTTTGGAGGACCTCTTTTCTTATTGGATATTCGCTATTTGAGTAGCAGATGTGGAAGGACATGTACAGTAGATGGGATGCATTATGATGGAATTGTTTATGAAGCTGCTGTACATATCATGTTGAACGCGTTGCTCATTGAGTCCCAACAGAGGTTGTCGTGA